The following DNA comes from Gemmatimonadaceae bacterium.
CGGCAGAATCGCGACGTCCGCGCGCGTCACGACATCGGCGGGCGGCGGCGAGCACGATACGATCACCGTGCACGCGTCTCGTTCCTTAGCGCGTTCCAATGCGCCGCGCACGTACGGCGTCGTGCCGGACGCGGCGATCCCGATGACCACATCGTGCCGCCCAACGCCGCGCGCGTCCATGGCCGCTGCACCATCGGCTGCGACATCTTCGGCGCCTTCCTGCGAGCGCACGAGCGCGTCGAGGCCGCCGGCGATGATGCCCTGCACCATCTCGGGGTCCGTGCCAAAGGTGGGCGGACATTCGCTCGCGTCGAGCACCCCCAACCGTCCGGACGTGCCCGCGCCGACGTAGAACAGGCGTCCCCCTGCTCTGAACGCCTGCTCGACGAGGGAAATCGCGCGCGCGATGGCCTCCCGCTGGCTCGCAACGGCTTCGGGAACGGTTCTGTCTTCCGCCTGGATGAGGTCCACGATCTCGAGCGGCGACGCGAGGTCGATCGATGCTGTGCGCGGATTGCGGCGCTCGGTGAGACGCGGATCGAGGTCTGGCATTGACGACACGAGGAGGAAGGAGCGGCGCACGGCCGTCACGGCCGCTAACTTATCCATCGCCGCGAGGCACTGGCAAGCCATTTCGAACACGAGGTCAGCATGCGTCGCTCCGCGAATCGTAGATCATTGGTCGTCGTCGTGCTGGGCGCGTTCGCCGCGTCGTGCACGCACACGAATCCGGCGCCGGCGAATGCGCCCGCGCCCGCACCGACCGCTGCGCCGCCGGCGGCGCCGCGGCCAACGCGCGCGGCATCATTCCCGAGCGGATGGCGATTCGAAGCCGGCGGCCGGGCGACGGAAGCGCAGCACGCGATGATCGCGAGCAACAGTCGTCTGGCGAGTGAAGCCGGCGTCGAGATTCTCCAGAAGGGCGGCAACGCCGTCGATGCCGCGGTGGCGACGGGCTTTGCGCTCGAGGTGACGTTCCCGGCGGCGGGGAACATCGGCGGCGGCGGGTTCATGGTGATTCACATGGCCGACGGTCGCTCGGCGGCGCTCGACTACCGGGAAGTGGCGCCGTTGGCGGCGACGCGGACGATGTACGTGGATGCGAACGGGCACGTGACCGACCAGAGCACCGTTGGTCCGTTAGCCATCGGCGTACCGGGATCGGTGGCCGGGATGGCGGAGGCGCTGCGCCGCTACGGCACGATGTCGTTGCACGACGTGATGCAGCCGGCGATTCGATTGGCCTCCGAAGGATTCACGGTGGACAGCGCGCTCGCGCGCTCGCTGGTGGCGGGCAAGGCGCTCATTTTGGGCCAGGGCGGCGCGGCGCCGTTCTATCCTAACGCAGAGCCGCTGGCGGCAGGCGCGCATCTCGTGCAGCCCGCGCTCGCGCGCACGCTGCGTCTGATCGCCGAGCACGGGCCGGACGCGTTCTACAAGGGCGAGATCGCGGACACGATCGCCGCCCAGATGGCGCGCGTGCACGGCCTCATCACGAAGGAAGACCTGGCGCGCTACGTGCCCGAGTGGCGGGATCCGGTCATCGGTTCGTATCGCGGCGATACGATCATCGCCATGCCGCCGTCGTCGAGCGGCGGTGTGAGCACGATGGAATCGCTCAACATCCTCGAGACGTGGCCGACCTTGCCGCCGTCGGGCAGCGCCATGTACGTGCACGATGTGGCCGAGGCGTTCCGCCGCGCGTTCATCGACCGCAACACGCTGTTAGGCGACCCGGCGTTCGTGCACGCGCCCATCGACAAATTGACGAGCAAGGCGTACGCGCGCGAAATGCGCGACTCCATTTTCCCCGACCGTGCCACACCGTCGCCGACCTTCACCGCCGCGCGCGGCGAAGGGATGCACACCACGCATTACTCGGTGGTCGATTCGCGGGGCGATGCGGTGTCCACGACGACGACGCTCAATTCGCTCTATGGCTCGGGTGTGTACGTGGCCGGCGCCGGCATGTTCCTGAACAACGAGATGGATGACTTCACGTCGCAGCCCGGCACGCCTAACCAGTTCGGCCTCGTCCAGGGCGAGGCGAACGCGATCGCGCCGGGCAAGCGCATGCTGAGCGCGATGTCGCCGACGATCGTGTTGGACAGGAACGGCCACGTGCTGCTCGTGGTCGGCGCCGCCGGCGGCCCAACGATCATTACGGCGACGACCCAGATCATCCTGAACGTGATCGACGGACAGATGTCGCTGTCGGACGCGATGAAGGCGCCGCGCATGCACGAACAGGCGTGGCCGGACGGCATCGAATACGAGCGTGGCGGCCTGACGCAGGCCGTGCTCGACTCGCTCACCGCGATGGGCTACCGGCTGCGCGCCGTGGGCGGGCTGGCGAATGCGAACGCGGTGATGCGTGTGGGCGACGCGTGGCAGGGGATGTCGGAGCCGCGGTCGACCGGAGCAGCGGTCGGCTACTGAGAGAAGCGCGTCACAGCACTGGACCGCGTACGAGTTAGGCCAGCACGAGTGGCTGGTCTCTACGCTCATGAAGACGCGGACACAGCACGGGCACATCGGACACGGCACGGCCGCTGCGATCGAGTGGCGCGCGCGACGTCAGATATGCCCGTACTGTTTTCAATCAGTGCGTTGCCGCGACCTGCGCCGGATCCGTCAGGTGAATCGTGATCTTGCCGCCCTGCGGGACGCAGCCCTCGTACGCAGCCGTACCCATCGCGACAGCCGTACCGGCGGCCGCACCGGTCGCGGCACCGATCACCGTGCCCTTGGTGTTGTGACCGATCACCTGGCCGATGATGGCGCCGATCACCGCTCCGCCGGCAACCTTCGCGGCGTCGCTGCCCACCGACGCGTTCCGCTGTTTCTGTACGTCGACGTGGTCGATCTGCGCGCTCAACGGATACGTCGTGCTGCCCACCGTCACATTGAGCACGCTGAACGTCATCTGAATCGACTTCGTCGCGTTGCCGCTGCGCTGCAGGTCGGCAACCTGCATCGCCACCTTCGAGCCGGCCGGAATGGTCGCGCCGTTGGAACCGACGACGGCGTCGGTCACCGTGCCGCTGAACTTGTCGCCCGTCTTGTTGGTGTTCGTGCACACCTTGTCATCCGACGTCAAGTTGATCGACGTGCCGGACGGGATCGTGCCTAACGCGACCTCGCTGCCGGCCGGCGTCACCGCGACGCTGTTGCCGGAGGCCGTGGTGGTGCTCTCCGGAGTTCCGGCCGACGATGCCGCAGGCGCGGACGACGAGGATGGCGCACGATGCCGCGTGCGCGCGCGCTCCGGCGTCTTCGATTGTGCCGGCGCCGGCGTTGCCGCGGGTGTGGTCCGGGGCGCAGCGGTATCCGTGAGCTGTGGCTGTGCGGCGCTGTCCTTGTTCGCCAGCGCCAGATCCCGATTGAGCGTCGAATCCTGCCCGAGCGCTCCCGAGTTGGCCTTGTCCTTGTTGCATGCTCCCGCGCTCAGGGCCACGGCGGCCGCGAGCGTCAATGGAGCGAGAAGTCGAACGGATCGAGTCATGACCTGCCTCCGAAAACCGTCGGCTATGCGACGCTGTGAAGAAGGAAGATTTCGTACGCGGCGCTCGGTCGATGCGACCATTGCTCGTGGCAATCCACATGCCCGAACCGAGCAGTGCCGTCACGCAGCGTAGCGGAAACCTAATACTGACAGTCACGGCGAGCACCAGGAAATACGCGCGTGTTCAGCGTGATCCACGTCACCGTGCTGAAGCGCCCGCTCGCGCCGGCCATTGGCACGGCTTTGCCTGCTATCGTAGACTTAACGATATGGCGCGCACGTTCACCGATGCCACGTCGCTCGAGCGACGACTCGCGAGCCTGCGAGAGCAGAACACACGGCTGGCCCGCACCATCGCGGAGCTGCGCAATCAGGACGCCCTCAAGACGCAGTTCCTCTCCAACATCTCGCACGATCTCCGCACCCCGCTCACCGCCGTCGTCACCCACGCCGAGATGCTGCGCGACGGCATTCTCGGCCCGTTAAGCGAGAAGCAGGCGGAGAGCGTGGCGGGCATCATCACGGGCAGCCGCAAGCTGCTCGAGATGGTGGACGAGATTCTCACCTACGCGCGGGGTGACGCGAACCAACTCACGATCTCGGGTTCCGAGTTCACGGTCGAAGGCGTGATCGAGCAGGTGTGCGCGTGGAGCGAGCCGCTCGTGGCGAAGAAAGGCCACGCGCTGACGGTGGACATCGAACCCGGCCTGCCGCCGCTGCACGCCGACCGCGACAAGGTCGCGCACATCCTCGGCAACCTGCTCGGCAACGCGATCGATTTCACGCCGCCGGGCGGACGGGTGTGGATCGCGGCGCGCTCGGGCCCCGAGACGCAGCAGGGCGCCTCGGTCGAAATCGAGGTGGGCGATACGGGCATCGGCATCGCGCCCGAGCACCACGAGCTCGTGTTCCGCGAATTCGCGCAGGTGGATGCGTCGCCGTCGCGGTCGCACCACGGCACGGGACTCGGGTTGGCGATCGCGCGAAAGTTCGTCGAGCTGCACGACGGGACGATCTGGATCGACAGCAAGTTAGGCGAGGGGAGCCGGTTCCACTTCACGCTTCCCGTCCGCAGCCCGACCTGACCGTGACGCCCCACGTGCTCGTCGTCGAGGACAGCGCGCTGGTGATCGGCGCGCTGCGCGTGCTGCTCGAGGAAACGGGCCACCGGGTGAGCGCGGCGACGTCGGTCGCCGAGGCGGTCGCGTCGGCCCGGGCGGACACACCGGATGTGATTCTGCTCGACATCACCCTCGACCGCGAGGACGGGTTAGGCGTGCTGCATGCACTCGCGATGTCGGGCGAGCTGCCGCGCGTCGCCGTGGCGGTGACCGGCCACGACGAGCCGTCGGTGCGCGAGCGGTGCCTGAACGCCGGGTGCCGGGCAGTGCTGGTGAAGCCGATCAACGCGACCAAGCTGCCCGACATGATCAGGCTCTGGCTGTCGGAGTCGGACGTCGCTGGTTAGGCACGGCGCGCCGGCACGACGCCCTGCGCTTCACGTTGATCAGCACGCGCCACGAAGCGATGGACACGCCGAGCCGTTTCGGCGCTGCACGAGGCGACCGATCTTAAACTCAAATGTGCGAGCGCAGCGCGGGCGGTGTCAGCGCTTGGAGGTAGCTCGCCAGCCACGTGAAGTAGTGCGTCACGAGGAGCAGGCCGATCGCAACGAGGAGGGCGCCGCCGGCGCGGCTCATCCAGACCATGGCGCGCTGGAACCGCTTGAAGGTGGCGAGGAAGCGATCGATGGCCAGTGCGGCGAGCAGGAACGGGATGGCGAGGCCTAACGAATACGCGAACAGGAGCACCAGGCCGCGCTGGAGGTCGGCGACGGTCGAGGTATAGACCAGGATGGAGCCGAGGATCGGGCCGATGCACGGCGTCCATCCGGCGCCGAAGGCGACGCCCACGAGGACGGTGCCGAGGTAGCCGACCGGTTTGTCGGCGAAATGGATGCGGCGCTCGCGGTCGAGGGTGCGCGAGTCGAAGACGCCGAGCAGGTAGAGCCCGAACGCGATGATGAGGATGCCGCCGGCGCGCGCGACCCAGTCGCGCGCGGCGAGCAGCACCCGCCCCAGCGCGCTGGCCGTGGCGCCTAACGCAAGAAAGATGAGCGTGAAGCCGAGGATGAAGAGCAGCGCGTGGACGAGGGCGGTGCGGCGCGACCGCTGGACCTCGTCGACGCTCATCCCGGTGATGAACGTGACGTAGCTCGGGATGAGGGGCAGGACGCACGGCGACAGGAAGCTCAGCAGGCCGGCGATGAACGCGAGGCCCACGCCGAGCGTCGCCGTCTGTTCCACGTCAGGCCGCGCGGCGCCCGCGCGGCGATCCGCCTAACCGGCGGCCGCCCACGGACGGTCGGAAACGGCGATGCGAAAGGCGTCGCCGCTCAGACGCTCGGGCTCGTCGTCGCCGCCCGCGCGTTCGTGGACGCCGCGCACCACGACGCCGACGGTGGGCGGCGGCGCATCGGCCTCCTCGATGAGGCCGACGTCCCAGGTGCCGCGCTCGGGACCCTTGAGCACCAGCCGGTAATGCGCACGGTACACCGTTAGGCGGTGGCGCTCGGCGTGCCCG
Coding sequences within:
- the murQ gene encoding N-acetylmuramic acid 6-phosphate etherase, which gives rise to MPDLDPRLTERRNPRTASIDLASPLEIVDLIQAEDRTVPEAVASQREAIARAISLVEQAFRAGGRLFYVGAGTSGRLGVLDASECPPTFGTDPEMVQGIIAGGLDALVRSQEGAEDVAADGAAAMDARGVGRHDVVIGIAASGTTPYVRGALERAKERDACTVIVSCSPPPADVVTRADVAILPITGPEVVTGSTRLKAGTATKLVLNTITTGAMIRIGKTYGNLMVDLRAMSQKLVDRGERILIEVTGVPREEARALIAAAGGSVKTAIVMQRLGLTKEEAERELGEAGGVIRRLVRGSPPAPVE
- the ggt gene encoding gamma-glutamyltransferase, which gives rise to MRRSANRRSLVVVVLGAFAASCTHTNPAPANAPAPAPTAAPPAAPRPTRAASFPSGWRFEAGGRATEAQHAMIASNSRLASEAGVEILQKGGNAVDAAVATGFALEVTFPAAGNIGGGGFMVIHMADGRSAALDYREVAPLAATRTMYVDANGHVTDQSTVGPLAIGVPGSVAGMAEALRRYGTMSLHDVMQPAIRLASEGFTVDSALARSLVAGKALILGQGGAAPFYPNAEPLAAGAHLVQPALARTLRLIAEHGPDAFYKGEIADTIAAQMARVHGLITKEDLARYVPEWRDPVIGSYRGDTIIAMPPSSSGGVSTMESLNILETWPTLPPSGSAMYVHDVAEAFRRAFIDRNTLLGDPAFVHAPIDKLTSKAYAREMRDSIFPDRATPSPTFTAARGEGMHTTHYSVVDSRGDAVSTTTTLNSLYGSGVYVAGAGMFLNNEMDDFTSQPGTPNQFGLVQGEANAIAPGKRMLSAMSPTIVLDRNGHVLLVVGAAGGPTIITATTQIILNVIDGQMSLSDAMKAPRMHEQAWPDGIEYERGGLTQAVLDSLTAMGYRLRAVGGLANANAVMRVGDAWQGMSEPRSTGAAVGY
- a CDS encoding glycine zipper 2TM domain-containing protein encodes the protein MTRSVRLLAPLTLAAAVALSAGACNKDKANSGALGQDSTLNRDLALANKDSAAQPQLTDTAAPRTTPAATPAPAQSKTPERARTRHRAPSSSSAPAASSAGTPESTTTASGNSVAVTPAGSEVALGTIPSGTSINLTSDDKVCTNTNKTGDKFSGTVTDAVVGSNGATIPAGSKVAMQVADLQRSGNATKSIQMTFSVLNVTVGSTTYPLSAQIDHVDVQKQRNASVGSDAAKVAGGAVIGAIIGQVIGHNTKGTVIGAATGAAAGTAVAMGTAAYEGCVPQGGKITIHLTDPAQVAATH
- a CDS encoding HAMP domain-containing sensor histidine kinase, with product MARTFTDATSLERRLASLREQNTRLARTIAELRNQDALKTQFLSNISHDLRTPLTAVVTHAEMLRDGILGPLSEKQAESVAGIITGSRKLLEMVDEILTYARGDANQLTISGSEFTVEGVIEQVCAWSEPLVAKKGHALTVDIEPGLPPLHADRDKVAHILGNLLGNAIDFTPPGGRVWIAARSGPETQQGASVEIEVGDTGIGIAPEHHELVFREFAQVDASPSRSHHGTGLGLAIARKFVELHDGTIWIDSKLGEGSRFHFTLPVRSPT
- a CDS encoding response regulator; this translates as MTPHVLVVEDSALVIGALRVLLEETGHRVSAATSVAEAVASARADTPDVILLDITLDREDGLGVLHALAMSGELPRVAVAVTGHDEPSVRERCLNAGCRAVLVKPINATKLPDMIRLWLSESDVAG
- a CDS encoding cytochrome c biogenesis protein CcdA gives rise to the protein MEQTATLGVGLAFIAGLLSFLSPCVLPLIPSYVTFITGMSVDEVQRSRRTALVHALLFILGFTLIFLALGATASALGRVLLAARDWVARAGGILIIAFGLYLLGVFDSRTLDRERRIHFADKPVGYLGTVLVGVAFGAGWTPCIGPILGSILVYTSTVADLQRGLVLLFAYSLGLAIPFLLAALAIDRFLATFKRFQRAMVWMSRAGGALLVAIGLLLVTHYFTWLASYLQALTPPALRSHI